The Lycium barbarum isolate Lr01 chromosome 10, ASM1917538v2, whole genome shotgun sequence genome includes a region encoding these proteins:
- the LOC132613444 gene encoding protein PELPK2-like: protein MVASNNCSILFVIIALLSLSSISTSNAARSLMQLPNLPTIPSLPQPTMPQLPNIPNLPTTMPPMPAIPNMPSLPNIPTVPTLSPPPSN, encoded by the coding sequence ATGGTTGCTTCCAACAATTGCTCAATCCTTTTCGTGATCATAGCATTATTGTCCTTATCAAGCATATCTACAAGTAATGCTGCTCGTAGCCTAATGCAACTTCCCAACTTGCCTACGATCCCATCATTGCCACAGCCAACAATGCCACAATTGCCAAATATTCCCAACTTGCCTACAACAATGCCACCAATGCCTGCCATTCCCAACATGCCCTCACTTCCAAATATTCCCACAGTTCCTACACTTTCACCTCCTCCATCCAACTAA